From Candidatus Nitricoxidivorans perseverans, the proteins below share one genomic window:
- a CDS encoding zinc-dependent peptidase, protein MFLGFFREWRRGRAINRITVTDDQWRSAERHLHFLDRLADADRLRLRQMAREFLATKEWTGARGLDLDAGMQISIALQACLPVLNLGLDWYRGWVGIVVYPGDFVIPRQVMDEDGVMHEYDDPVLGEAWEGGPVLVSWFESPEEAGGVNVVIHEFAHKLDMRSGAVDGLPPLHADMSRRAWIAAFEPAFEDFRRRVDEAEARNEDTLLDPYAAEHPSEFFAVMSEAFFETPELLRGEYPAVYEQLRRFYRQDPAAIPVAVAAATPPAAPTR, encoded by the coding sequence GTGTTTCTCGGGTTCTTCCGCGAATGGCGCCGCGGGCGCGCCATTAACCGGATCACCGTCACGGATGACCAGTGGCGCTCGGCCGAGCGCCATTTGCATTTTCTCGACCGACTCGCGGACGCCGACCGGCTCCGCCTGCGCCAAATGGCGCGCGAATTCCTCGCGACGAAGGAATGGACGGGCGCCCGCGGCCTCGACCTCGACGCCGGCATGCAAATATCCATCGCGCTCCAGGCCTGCCTGCCGGTGCTCAACCTGGGGTTGGACTGGTATCGCGGCTGGGTCGGCATCGTCGTCTATCCCGGCGACTTCGTCATCCCGCGCCAGGTCATGGACGAGGACGGCGTGATGCACGAGTACGACGACCCGGTGCTCGGCGAAGCCTGGGAAGGCGGGCCGGTGCTGGTGTCGTGGTTCGAGTCGCCGGAAGAAGCCGGTGGCGTCAATGTCGTCATCCACGAGTTCGCCCACAAGCTCGACATGCGCAGCGGCGCCGTGGACGGCCTTCCGCCGCTGCACGCGGACATGTCGCGCCGCGCCTGGATCGCCGCCTTCGAGCCGGCCTTCGAAGACTTTCGCCGCCGCGTGGACGAAGCCGAGGCGCGCAATGAGGACACCCTGCTCGATCCCTACGCGGCGGAGCATCCGTCGGAATTCTTCGCCGTCATGAGCGAGGCCTTCTTCGAGACGCCGGAACTGCTGCGCGGGGAGTACCCGGCGGTGTACGAGCAACTGCGGCGGTTCTACCGCCAGGACCCGGCGGCTATTCCTGTGGCGGTTGCGGCGGCAACTCCGCCAGCCGCCCCGACGCGGTGA
- a CDS encoding peptidylprolyl isomerase produces MNRSLPVVASLIALFAALSAPALAKDDNKPSANKPFAVVNGRAIPQARADALLAGQMAQGQPDTPKLHDAVREELVRREVLVQEAEKKGMDKKIEIQAQMMMARQGVLIGAYLQDYVKAHPVSDEAIKKEYEGIRAALGDKEYKARHILVEKEDEAKAIIEKLAKGEKFEELAKQSKDPGSKERGGDLGWANQAAYVKPFSDAMIKLAKGKHTEAPVKSDFGWHVILLEDTRELKAPPLDGVKPQIAQRIQQQMVEKHIIELRGKAKVE; encoded by the coding sequence ATGAACCGCTCCCTTCCCGTCGTTGCCTCCCTGATCGCCCTCTTTGCGGCGCTTTCCGCCCCCGCGCTGGCCAAGGACGACAACAAACCAAGCGCCAACAAGCCCTTTGCCGTCGTGAACGGCAGGGCTATTCCCCAGGCCCGGGCCGACGCCCTGCTCGCCGGCCAGATGGCCCAGGGGCAGCCGGACACCCCGAAACTGCACGATGCCGTGCGCGAGGAACTTGTGCGCCGCGAAGTTCTCGTTCAGGAAGCCGAAAAGAAGGGCATGGACAAGAAGATCGAAATCCAGGCCCAGATGATGATGGCCCGCCAGGGCGTGCTGATCGGCGCCTACCTCCAGGACTACGTCAAGGCCCATCCGGTCAGCGACGAGGCGATCAAGAAGGAATACGAAGGCATCCGCGCCGCCTTGGGCGACAAGGAGTACAAGGCCCGCCACATCCTGGTCGAGAAGGAGGACGAGGCCAAGGCCATCATCGAGAAACTCGCCAAGGGCGAGAAGTTCGAGGAACTGGCCAAGCAGTCGAAAGATCCGGGCTCCAAGGAGCGCGGCGGCGATCTCGGCTGGGCCAATCAGGCGGCCTATGTGAAGCCGTTCTCCGACGCCATGATCAAGCTGGCCAAGGGCAAGCACACCGAAGCGCCGGTGAAGAGCGACTTCGGCTGGCATGTGATCCTGCTCGAGGACACCCGCGAACTGAAGGCGCCTCCCCTGGACGGCGTGAAGCCGCAGATCGCCCAGCGCATCCAGCAGCAAATGGTCGAGAAGCACATCATCGAACTGCGCGGCAAAGCGAAGGTCGAATAA
- a CDS encoding YciI family protein: MLYMILGEDMPDSLERRLAARPAHLARLAALQDEGRLVLAGPCPAIDSPDPGPAGFSGSLIVAEFESLETAHAWADADPYVAAGVYARVTVKPFRRVFPQ, from the coding sequence ATGCTCTACATGATTCTCGGCGAGGATATGCCGGACTCGCTGGAACGCCGGCTGGCCGCCCGCCCCGCCCATTTGGCGCGGCTGGCGGCGCTCCAGGACGAAGGCCGCCTGGTGCTGGCCGGCCCCTGCCCGGCCATCGACTCGCCCGATCCGGGGCCGGCCGGCTTCTCCGGCAGCCTGATCGTCGCCGAATTCGAGTCCCTGGAAACGGCGCACGCCTGGGCCGACGCCGATCCCTATGTCGCCGCCGGCGTTTATGCCCGCGTCACCGTCAAGCCTTTCAGGCGCGTATTTCCACAATGA
- a CDS encoding septation protein A produces MKFLFDIFPVILFFATYKFAGIYAATAVAIAATLIQVGWVKFRHGKVDTMLWVSLGLIVFFGGATLLLRDPTFIKWKPTVLYWLFAAVLLVSATLLRKNLIRKMMEVQAMVALPDPLWGKLNLAWVVFFVLMGVANLYVAFSFSEETWVNFKLFGGMGLMLAFIVAQGMFLARYVEEKKEGD; encoded by the coding sequence ATGAAATTCCTGTTCGACATCTTTCCGGTCATCCTCTTCTTCGCCACTTACAAGTTCGCCGGCATCTACGCCGCCACGGCCGTCGCCATCGCCGCCACGCTCATTCAAGTCGGCTGGGTCAAGTTCCGGCACGGCAAGGTGGACACCATGCTCTGGGTCAGCCTCGGCCTCATCGTCTTCTTCGGCGGGGCCACCCTGCTCCTGCGCGACCCCACCTTCATCAAGTGGAAGCCGACGGTGCTCTACTGGCTGTTCGCCGCCGTGCTGCTCGTATCGGCCACCCTCCTGCGCAAGAACCTCATCCGCAAGATGATGGAGGTACAGGCGATGGTGGCGTTGCCCGATCCGCTGTGGGGCAAGCTCAACCTGGCCTGGGTCGTCTTCTTCGTCCTCATGGGCGTGGCCAACCTCTACGTGGCCTTTTCCTTCAGCGAAGAGACCTGGGTGAACTTCAAGCTCTTCGGCGGCATGGGCCTGATGCTGGCCTTCATCGTCGCCCAGGGCATGTTCCTCGCCAGGTATGTCGAGGAGAAGAAGGAGGGCGATTGA
- a CDS encoding DUF3617 domain-containing protein, which translates to MNALLSLSLALPLTLGLGSPAWAAGGPDELWEITSSMTDKVSGFAMPANTMRQCLKKGAGTKEVVPVEKDCRLMDIKTSGSKTSFRFECAGKNRISGSGEIDRPNTSSYGGHMRMKGATEAQKVDMTMNYSGKRVGGCTFGEPMAAMPGGLGGKGQMPAMQGMTPEQMKQLKQLGSNPEAMRKMFGGGQ; encoded by the coding sequence ATGAACGCGTTGCTATCCCTTTCTCTGGCCCTTCCCCTGACTCTCGGCCTCGGCTCGCCGGCCTGGGCCGCCGGTGGCCCCGATGAACTCTGGGAGATCACCTCCAGCATGACGGACAAAGTCTCCGGCTTCGCCATGCCCGCCAACACCATGCGCCAGTGCCTGAAGAAGGGCGCCGGCACCAAGGAAGTGGTGCCCGTCGAGAAGGACTGCCGCCTCATGGACATAAAGACGAGCGGCAGCAAGACCAGCTTCCGCTTCGAATGCGCGGGCAAGAATCGCATAAGCGGCAGCGGCGAGATCGATCGTCCCAACACGTCCAGCTACGGCGGCCACATGCGGATGAAGGGCGCCACCGAAGCCCAGAAGGTGGACATGACCATGAACTACTCGGGCAAGCGCGTGGGCGGATGCACCTTCGGCGAGCCCATGGCCGCCATGCCTGGCGGCCTCGGCGGAAAGGGCCAGATGCCGGCCATGCAGGGCATGACGCCGGAGCAGATGAAGCAGCTCAAACAGCTCGGGAGCAATCCGGAAGCCATGCGCAAGATGTTCGGGGGCGGCCAATGA
- the purL gene encoding phosphoribosylformylglycinamidine synthase codes for MSRILKLRGAAAFSASRLARLQETADAALAAEHQVFVECDGELNPDELTRLRDLLGIPETLPPEPAGDLILVVPRLGTISPWSSKATDIARNCGFAQVKRIERGIAYRAAGRVDPARLHDRMTESVLDSIDAADELFHHYAPQPLTTVDVLSGGRAALVAANAELGLALSDDEIDYLVENFTKVGRNPTDVELMMFAQANSEHCRHKIFNASWTVDGEDQPLSLFGMIRETHKAHPEGTVVAYSDNASVIEGATINRFVPGAGGKYGYVEETTHILAKVETHNHPTAISPFPGAATGSGGEIRDEGATGRGSKPKAGLCGFSVSDLDIPGHAQPWESGYGKPDRIASALDIMIEGPIGAAAFNNEFGRPNLAGYFRTFEQAFDGEMRGYHKPIMIAGGVGNIAERHCFKNPFPAGTLLIQLGGPGMLIGLGGGAASSMATGANTADLDFASVQRGNPEMQRRAQEVIDRCWQMSCQMGKENPILAIHDVGAGGISNAMPELANDAGRGARFELRSVPSEEPGMSPREIWSNEAQERYVLAIAPERLDEFRALCERERCPFAVLGEATAERRLVVSDSHFGNEAVDMPMDVLLGKPPRMHRDAARKRVAMPALDLSTIDLKEAALRVLRLPSVAGKGFLITIGDRTVGGMTARDQFVGPWQVPVADVAVTTMGYDTTLGECFAMGERTPLALLNAPASGRMAVGEAITNIAAADIGDLGKVKLSANWMAAAGHGNEDAALFDTVRAVGLEFCPSLGVSIPVGKDSLSMRTRWEEDGKPKQVTAPLSLIVTAFAPCADVRNTLTPELRRDAGETDLILIDLGAGRNRLGGSALAQVYGVSGDMPPDADAALLKSFFDTIQRLRPMILAYHDRSDGGLFATVCEMAFAAHAGVSLALEGDLLPALFSEELGAVVQVRRADRDAVMAALAGLHAQVIGTLNDAGEIRIASGGATAFAESRVELQRAWSETSHAIARLRDDAACADEEFDALLDADDPGLSATLTFDPAAPFIASGARPRIAILREQGVNGQVEMAAAFDRAGFDAVDVHMSDLQNRRVAMADYQGFVACGGFSYGDVLGAGQGWAKSILFNDRLRDDFAAFFARPGTFALGVCNGCQMMAHLAPLIPGARDWPTFHRNRSEQFEARFVMVEIPESPSVFLAGMAGSRLPIVVSHGEGRAVFAGENRAMAALRYVDNRGNVATTYPFNPNGSPEGLAGVTTPDGRFTIMMPHPERIFRAVQMSWHPRGWGEDSPWMAMFRNARKWAG; via the coding sequence ATGTCCCGGATACTCAAGCTGCGCGGCGCCGCCGCCTTTTCCGCTTCCCGCCTCGCCCGCCTCCAGGAAACCGCCGATGCGGCTCTCGCCGCCGAGCACCAGGTGTTCGTCGAATGCGACGGCGAACTGAATCCGGACGAGCTGACGCGGCTCAGGGACCTGCTGGGTATTCCCGAGACCCTGCCGCCCGAGCCGGCGGGCGATCTGATCCTGGTCGTGCCGCGGCTTGGCACGATCTCGCCGTGGTCCTCGAAGGCGACCGACATCGCCCGCAACTGCGGCTTCGCGCAGGTGAAACGCATCGAGCGCGGCATCGCCTACCGCGCCGCCGGCAGGGTCGATCCCGCCCGCCTGCACGACCGCATGACCGAATCGGTGCTCGATTCCATCGATGCCGCCGACGAATTGTTCCACCACTATGCGCCCCAGCCGCTGACCACGGTCGATGTCCTTTCGGGCGGGCGGGCCGCGCTGGTCGCCGCCAATGCCGAACTTGGCCTCGCGCTTTCCGATGACGAGATCGACTACCTCGTCGAGAACTTCACCAAGGTGGGCCGCAATCCCACCGACGTCGAGCTGATGATGTTCGCCCAGGCGAATTCCGAGCACTGCCGCCACAAGATTTTCAACGCCTCGTGGACGGTGGATGGCGAGGACCAGCCCCTCTCCCTGTTCGGCATGATCCGCGAGACGCACAAGGCGCATCCGGAAGGCACGGTCGTCGCCTATTCCGACAATGCCTCGGTGATCGAGGGCGCGACGATCAATCGCTTCGTGCCCGGCGCGGGCGGCAAGTATGGTTACGTCGAGGAGACGACGCACATCCTCGCCAAGGTCGAGACGCACAACCATCCGACGGCCATCTCGCCCTTTCCCGGCGCGGCCACCGGATCGGGCGGCGAGATCCGCGACGAGGGCGCGACCGGGCGCGGCTCCAAGCCCAAGGCCGGCCTGTGTGGATTCTCCGTCTCCGACCTCGACATCCCAGGCCACGCGCAGCCCTGGGAATCGGGCTACGGCAAGCCGGACCGCATCGCCTCGGCGCTCGACATCATGATCGAGGGGCCGATCGGCGCGGCGGCCTTCAACAACGAATTCGGCCGGCCGAACCTCGCCGGCTACTTCCGCACCTTCGAGCAGGCATTCGACGGCGAGATGCGCGGCTACCACAAGCCCATCATGATCGCGGGCGGCGTCGGCAACATCGCCGAGCGCCATTGCTTCAAGAACCCGTTCCCCGCCGGCACGCTGCTGATCCAGCTCGGCGGGCCGGGCATGCTGATCGGCCTGGGCGGCGGCGCCGCCTCGTCGATGGCGACTGGCGCCAACACCGCCGACCTCGACTTCGCCTCGGTGCAGCGCGGTAACCCGGAGATGCAGCGGCGTGCGCAGGAGGTCATCGACAGATGTTGGCAAATGAGCTGTCAGATGGGCAAAGAAAACCCCATCCTCGCGATCCACGACGTCGGCGCGGGCGGCATCTCCAACGCCATGCCGGAACTCGCCAACGACGCCGGGCGCGGCGCGCGCTTCGAGCTTCGCAGCGTGCCGAGCGAAGAGCCGGGCATGTCGCCGCGCGAGATATGGTCGAACGAGGCGCAGGAGCGCTACGTGCTCGCCATCGCGCCGGAACGCCTCGACGAATTCCGGGCGCTCTGCGAGCGCGAGCGCTGCCCCTTCGCGGTGCTGGGCGAGGCGACCGCGGAACGGCGGCTCGTGGTCAGCGATTCGCACTTCGGCAACGAGGCCGTCGACATGCCCATGGACGTGCTGCTCGGCAAGCCGCCCCGCATGCACCGCGACGCCGCGCGCAAGCGCGTCGCCATGCCCGCGCTCGATCTCTCCACCATCGACCTGAAGGAGGCGGCGTTGCGCGTGCTGCGCCTGCCCTCGGTGGCGGGCAAGGGCTTTCTCATCACCATCGGCGACCGCACCGTCGGCGGCATGACGGCGCGCGACCAGTTCGTCGGGCCGTGGCAGGTGCCGGTGGCCGACGTGGCCGTGACGACCATGGGCTACGACACGACGCTGGGCGAGTGTTTCGCCATGGGCGAGCGCACGCCGCTGGCGCTGTTGAACGCGCCGGCCTCGGGCCGCATGGCGGTGGGCGAGGCGATCACCAACATCGCCGCCGCCGACATCGGCGATCTTGGCAAGGTGAAGCTGTCGGCCAACTGGATGGCCGCGGCCGGCCACGGCAACGAGGACGCGGCGCTGTTCGATACCGTCAGGGCCGTTGGCCTGGAGTTCTGCCCGAGCCTCGGCGTGTCGATCCCGGTCGGCAAGGATTCGCTGTCGATGAGGACGCGCTGGGAAGAGGACGGCAAGCCGAAGCAGGTCACCGCGCCGCTGTCGCTGATCGTCACCGCCTTCGCGCCCTGCGCCGACGTGCGAAACACGCTGACGCCCGAGCTTCGCCGCGATGCCGGCGAAACGGATCTGATCCTGATCGACCTGGGTGCCGGCCGGAACCGTCTCGGCGGCTCGGCGCTGGCGCAGGTTTACGGCGTGTCGGGCGACATGCCGCCGGATGCCGACGCGGCGCTGCTCAAGTCCTTCTTCGACACGATCCAGCGGCTGCGGCCGATGATCCTCGCCTACCACGACCGCTCGGACGGCGGCCTGTTCGCCACCGTCTGCGAGATGGCCTTCGCCGCGCATGCCGGCGTGTCGCTCGCGCTGGAAGGCGACCTGCTGCCGGCGCTGTTCTCGGAGGAACTCGGCGCGGTGGTCCAGGTCCGCCGGGCCGACCGCGACGCGGTGATGGCGGCGCTTGCAGGACTGCATGCGCAGGTGATCGGAACATTGAACGACGCCGGCGAGATCCGCATCGCATCGGGCGGCGCGACCGCGTTCGCCGAATCGCGCGTCGAGCTCCAGCGCGCCTGGAGCGAGACGAGCCACGCCATCGCCCGCCTGCGCGACGACGCGGCCTGCGCCGACGAGGAATTCGACGCGCTGCTCGATGCCGATGATCCGGGCCTGTCGGCGACGCTGACATTCGATCCCGCCGCCCCGTTCATTGCCTCGGGCGCGAGGCCGAGGATTGCGATATTGAGGGAGCAGGGCGTGAACGGCCAGGTCGAGATGGCCGCCGCCTTCGATCGCGCCGGCTTCGATGCCGTCGACGTGCACATGTCCGACCTCCAGAACCGCCGTGTCGCCATGGCTGACTATCAGGGCTTCGTCGCCTGCGGCGGCTTTTCCTACGGCGACGTGTTGGGCGCGGGGCAGGGCTGGGCGAAGTCCATCCTGTTCAACGACCGCCTGCGCGACGACTTCGCCGCGTTCTTCGCGCGGCCCGGCACCTTCGCGCTGGGCGTGTGCAACGGCTGCCAGATGATGGCGCACCTCGCGCCCCTCATCCCCGGCGCGCGGGACTGGCCGACGTTTCATCGCAACCGCAGCGAGCAGTTCGAGGCGCGCTTCGTGATGGTCGAGATTCCGGAGTCGCCCTCGGTCTTCCTCGCCGGCATGGCCGGATCGAGGCTGCCCATCGTCGTCTCGCATGGAGAGGGCCGCGCGGTCTTCGCCGGTGAAAACCGGGCGATGGCCGCGCTGCGCTACGTCGACAACCGCGGCAACGTCGCCACGACCTATCCGTTCAACCCCAACGGCTCGCCGGAGGGACTGGCCGGCGTGACAACGCCCGACGGCCGGTTCACGATCATGATGCCCCACCCCGAGCGCATCTTCCGCGCGGTGCAGATGTCCTGGCATCCGCGGGGCTGGGGAGAGGACAGCCCATGGATGGCGATGTTCCGCAACGCGCGGAAGTGGGCGGGGTAG
- a CDS encoding bifunctional (p)ppGpp synthetase/guanosine-3',5'-bis(diphosphate) 3'-pyrophosphohydrolase: MDAVDQARALARELYLGRRLGTGEDILEHAEGMVARLAELGLDSDARVAALLFAAHDHMPDAGEKLAAEFGAPVAALVANLHRLKGLRPLTEAAAARGGGAAEAQAEILRKMLLAMADDIRVVLLRLASRTQTLRWLTGHDIPLRRDMARESLEIYAPLANRLGVWQMKWEIEDLSFRFIEPETYKRIAKMLDEKRAEREAFIESAIARLKDEMAKAGVNAEVYGRPKHIYSIRNKMRAKNLDFSEVYDVRALRVIVPDVRDCYTALGIVHALWQPVHGEFDDYISHPKGNDYRSLHTAVMAEDGRPFEVQIRTREMHSHAELGVAAHWRYKESGTSAKADSSYDDKIAWLRQLLSWRDEITDSAAWVEQFKRAALDDTIYVMTPQGRVIDLPRGATPIDFAYRVHTDLGHRCRGAKVDGHLVPLSTSLANGQRVEIVVAKTGGPSRDWLQPGHLVSPRARQKVKAWFAAQAEHEPAAAPAAAPAAEALPEPEIVTRRPRAGESKVLVVGVDKLLTQLGRCCKPVPPDAIAGFVTRGRGVSVHRTDCANFRNMAARNPERVIDAQWGAKEGIYATDLFIEAHDRQGLLRDISDVLSKEKINVTAVKTQSKGGMARMGFTVELSSAGTLQRIMALVGEVAGVTSVRRG, translated from the coding sequence ATGGACGCCGTTGACCAGGCCAGGGCGCTGGCCCGAGAGCTTTACCTCGGCCGACGGCTTGGCACCGGGGAGGACATCCTCGAACACGCGGAGGGCATGGTCGCGCGGCTCGCCGAACTCGGCCTGGATAGCGATGCGCGCGTGGCGGCGCTGCTGTTCGCGGCCCATGACCACATGCCCGATGCCGGCGAAAAACTGGCTGCGGAATTCGGCGCGCCCGTCGCGGCGCTGGTGGCGAACCTGCACCGTCTCAAGGGCCTGCGCCCGCTGACCGAAGCGGCTGCCGCCCGCGGCGGCGGTGCGGCGGAGGCGCAGGCGGAGATTTTGCGCAAGATGCTGCTGGCGATGGCCGACGACATTCGGGTCGTGCTGCTGCGTCTCGCCTCGCGCACCCAGACGCTGCGATGGCTGACCGGCCACGACATTCCGTTGCGGCGCGACATGGCGCGCGAAAGCCTGGAAATCTACGCGCCGCTCGCCAACCGGCTCGGCGTCTGGCAGATGAAATGGGAGATCGAGGACCTCTCCTTCCGTTTCATCGAGCCGGAAACCTACAAGCGCATCGCGAAGATGCTCGACGAGAAGCGCGCCGAGCGCGAGGCCTTCATCGAGTCCGCCATCGCCCGCCTGAAGGACGAGATGGCGAAGGCCGGCGTCAACGCCGAGGTCTACGGCCGGCCCAAGCACATCTACAGCATCCGCAACAAGATGCGGGCCAAGAACCTCGACTTCAGCGAGGTCTACGACGTACGGGCGCTGCGCGTCATCGTGCCGGACGTCAGGGACTGCTACACGGCGCTGGGCATCGTCCATGCCCTCTGGCAGCCGGTGCACGGCGAGTTCGACGACTACATCTCGCATCCCAAGGGCAACGACTACCGCTCGCTGCACACCGCCGTGATGGCCGAGGACGGTCGGCCCTTCGAGGTGCAGATCCGCACGCGGGAGATGCACAGCCATGCCGAACTGGGCGTGGCGGCCCACTGGCGCTACAAGGAATCCGGCACCTCGGCGAAGGCCGATTCATCCTACGACGACAAGATCGCCTGGCTGCGGCAGCTCCTGTCGTGGCGCGACGAGATCACCGATTCCGCCGCCTGGGTCGAGCAGTTCAAGCGCGCCGCGCTGGACGACACGATCTACGTGATGACGCCGCAGGGCCGCGTCATCGACCTGCCGCGCGGCGCGACGCCGATCGACTTCGCCTATCGCGTGCATACCGATCTCGGCCACCGCTGCCGGGGCGCGAAGGTGGATGGCCACCTGGTGCCGCTTTCCACATCGCTTGCCAATGGCCAGCGCGTCGAGATCGTCGTCGCCAAGACCGGCGGTCCGTCGCGCGACTGGCTTCAGCCGGGGCACCTCGTTTCGCCCCGCGCGCGCCAGAAGGTCAAGGCCTGGTTCGCGGCACAGGCCGAGCATGAGCCGGCGGCGGCGCCCGCGGCGGCGCCCGCCGCGGAAGCCCTGCCTGAGCCGGAGATCGTGACGCGCCGGCCGCGCGCCGGCGAATCGAAAGTCCTGGTGGTCGGCGTCGACAAGCTGCTGACCCAACTGGGCCGCTGCTGCAAACCGGTGCCTCCGGACGCCATCGCCGGCTTCGTCACGCGCGGGCGGGGCGTTTCCGTGCATCGCACGGACTGCGCCAACTTCCGCAACATGGCGGCGCGGAATCCGGAGCGGGTCATCGACGCGCAGTGGGGCGCGAAGGAGGGCATCTACGCGACCGACCTCTTCATCGAGGCCCATGATCGCCAGGGCCTGCTGCGCGACATCTCCGACGTGCTCTCGAAGGAAAAGATCAATGTCACGGCGGTGAAGACCCAGTCGAAGGGCGGCATGGCCCGGATGGGCTTTACCGTCGAACTTTCGAGCGCCGGGACGCTCCAGCGCATCATGGCGCTCGTGGGCGAAGTCGCGGGCGTGACGAGCGTCAGGCGCGGCTGA
- the ppk1 gene encoding polyphosphate kinase 1, giving the protein MNRIPAARRFPPEHFINRELSLLAFNRRVLAQAADKRVPLLERLRFLCIVSSNLDEFFEIRVAGLKEQIKLGGHATGVEGLSPHEVFRRVTQEAHELIAEQYALLNQVMLPSLAAEGICFYKRSAWTPEQTEWIRGFFFREVMPVLTPIGLDPAHPFPRVLNKSLNFAIELDGADAFGRASGAAIVQAPRALPRVIQLPKELTGVDNGFVFLSSILHRHVGELFAGMNVLGCYQFRVTRNSDLWVDDEEVKNLRTALQGELPQRHFGDAVRLEIADNCSETMAGFLLQQFGLDCDDLYRVPGIVNLVRLMSVPDRVDRPDLTYPPFQPGLPKALTKRPHIFDVLRRQDVLLHHPFQSFAPVIQLLEQAADDPLVVAIKMTVYRTGTDSVLLEHLVRAAQKGKEVTVVVELMARFDEEANLNIAARLEEVGAHVVYGVFGYKTHAKMLMVVRREEQGKMGGFRRYVHLGTGNYHPRTTRFYTDFGLLTCNEEITADVNEVFKQLTGLGKAGELKHLWQAPFTLHDNMIAAVRAETAAAKAGRKAQIIAKMNSLLEPEIIEALYEASQAGVAVDLIVRGVCALRPGVKGLSENIRVRSVIGRFLEHHRIFYFHADGEEKIYLGSADWMERNFFRRIEVVFPVLDPKLKRRVIKEGLRIFLSDNCQAWEMDSDGTFHIRPSRRVRACAQQLLLDELAEGD; this is encoded by the coding sequence ATGAACCGGATTCCCGCCGCCCGCCGCTTTCCGCCCGAACACTTCATCAATCGCGAACTCTCGCTGCTGGCCTTCAACCGGCGCGTGCTGGCCCAGGCCGCGGACAAGCGGGTGCCGCTGCTGGAGCGGCTGCGCTTCCTGTGTATCGTCTCATCGAATCTCGACGAATTCTTCGAGATCCGCGTCGCCGGCCTCAAGGAACAGATCAAGCTCGGCGGCCATGCCACCGGAGTCGAAGGCCTCTCGCCGCACGAGGTGTTCCGCCGCGTCACCCAGGAAGCCCATGAGCTGATCGCCGAGCAGTACGCCCTGCTCAACCAAGTGATGCTGCCGTCCCTGGCCGCCGAAGGCATCTGCTTCTACAAGCGCTCCGCCTGGACGCCCGAGCAGACCGAATGGATCCGCGGTTTCTTCTTCCGCGAAGTCATGCCGGTGCTCACGCCCATCGGCCTCGACCCGGCCCATCCCTTCCCGCGCGTGCTCAACAAGAGCCTCAACTTCGCCATCGAGCTCGACGGCGCCGACGCCTTCGGCCGCGCCAGCGGCGCCGCCATCGTCCAGGCGCCGCGCGCCCTGCCCCGGGTGATCCAGCTGCCGAAGGAGCTGACCGGCGTCGACAACGGCTTCGTCTTCCTCTCTTCCATCCTCCACCGGCACGTGGGCGAGCTGTTCGCCGGCATGAACGTGCTCGGCTGCTACCAGTTCCGCGTCACCCGCAACTCGGACCTGTGGGTGGACGACGAGGAAGTGAAAAACCTGCGCACCGCCCTCCAGGGCGAACTTCCGCAGCGCCATTTCGGCGACGCCGTTCGGCTGGAGATCGCCGACAACTGCTCCGAGACCATGGCCGGATTCCTCCTGCAGCAGTTCGGCCTCGATTGCGACGATCTCTATCGCGTGCCGGGCATCGTGAACCTGGTGCGCCTGATGTCGGTGCCGGACCGGGTCGACCGCCCCGACCTCACCTATCCGCCCTTCCAGCCCGGCCTGCCCAAGGCACTGACCAAGCGGCCCCACATCTTCGACGTGCTGCGCCGCCAGGACGTACTGCTGCACCATCCCTTCCAGTCCTTCGCCCCGGTCATCCAGCTGCTCGAACAGGCGGCCGACGACCCCCTCGTGGTGGCCATCAAGATGACGGTGTACCGCACCGGCACCGATTCGGTGCTGCTGGAGCACCTGGTGCGCGCCGCCCAGAAGGGCAAGGAAGTCACGGTGGTCGTGGAGCTGATGGCCCGCTTCGACGAGGAGGCCAACCTCAACATCGCCGCCCGCCTGGAAGAAGTCGGCGCGCACGTGGTCTACGGCGTCTTCGGCTACAAGACCCACGCCAAGATGCTGATGGTCGTGCGCCGCGAGGAACAGGGAAAAATGGGCGGCTTCCGCCGCTACGTCCATCTGGGCACCGGCAACTACCATCCGCGCACCACCCGCTTCTACACCGATTTCGGCCTGCTCACCTGCAACGAGGAAATCACCGCCGACGTCAATGAGGTCTTCAAGCAGCTCACCGGCCTGGGCAAGGCCGGCGAGCTCAAGCATCTCTGGCAGGCGCCCTTCACCCTTCACGACAACATGATCGCCGCCGTGCGCGCGGAAACCGCGGCCGCCAAGGCCGGCCGCAAGGCGCAGATCATCGCCAAGATGAACTCGCTGCTGGAGCCGGAGATCATCGAGGCCCTCTACGAGGCCAGCCAGGCCGGCGTCGCCGTGGACTTGATCGTGCGCGGCGTCTGCGCCCTGCGGCCGGGCGTCAAGGGCCTTTCGGAGAACATCCGCGTGCGCTCGGTGATCGGCCGCTTCCTGGAGCATCACCGCATCTTTTATTTCCACGCCGACGGCGAGGAGAAAATCTATCTCGGCAGCGCCGACTGGATGGAGCGCAACTTCTTCCGCCGCATCGAAGTAGTGTTCCCGGTGCTCGACCCGAAACTCAAGCGTCGCGTCATCAAGGAAGGCCTGCGCATCTTCCTCAGCGACAACTGCCAAGCTTGGGAAATGGACAGCGACGGCACGTTCCACATCCGCCCGTCCCGCCGCGTCCGCGCCTGCGCCCAGCAGCTGCTGCTGGACGAGCTGGCGGAGGGGGATTGA